The proteins below are encoded in one region of Halocatena salina:
- a CDS encoding AI-2E family transporter produces the protein MEPTSRSATSEHLPPRCSPSREQSLKQCAQQQRRTTRTDRQRELISKDRHSSGSQTTTRYGTINNGTSSSPTEAIPVNGFLNGDPSLRPWWALVIVLTLILIVIAHAFIGTIVFGIFFYYAMRPINRRIRRFTNARRLAAITTLFLVFIPILAFLTYTFLIGLEGLNMVLTDQVRQAITPYVDVSRLLEDPQTVLSLTDQLRQSRPLQGILSTSIEVVLAISNALIHLAMILAIVYYLLRDGARIEAWFREEVGTDSAAYAYASAVDTDLESVYFANVIAIVMITLGSIVWYNLYNAVAPSAVTIPVPTLLALLTGIASIIPIVVGKLIYVPITAYLLILAGQTNETLLVYPALFVAVAFLFLDFLPQTFIQPYIAGRKIHVGLMIFAYVFGGLFFGWYGLFLGPIILVFSLQAIRLVVTDLFRGGPVTPRPTAARDLGSDPALDGDE, from the coding sequence GTGGAGCCGACGAGCCGATCGGCAACGAGTGAGCATCTGCCTCCGCGATGCTCACCGAGCCGCGAACAGTCCCTGAAACAGTGTGCCCAGCAACAGCGACGAACCACACGAACGGATCGACAGCGAGAGCTAATCAGCAAGGACAGACACTCAAGTGGGTCCCAGACGACAACCCGATATGGAACGATCAACAACGGCACCAGCAGCTCACCCACGGAGGCGATTCCCGTGAACGGCTTTCTCAACGGCGATCCGAGCCTGCGCCCGTGGTGGGCGCTGGTGATCGTCCTCACCTTGATACTGATCGTCATCGCACACGCCTTCATCGGAACGATCGTGTTCGGGATATTCTTCTACTACGCGATGCGGCCGATCAACCGGCGCATCAGACGCTTCACGAACGCCCGGCGACTCGCAGCCATCACCACCCTGTTTCTCGTGTTCATTCCGATACTCGCCTTTCTCACCTACACGTTCCTCATCGGACTCGAAGGTCTCAACATGGTTCTCACAGATCAGGTCAGGCAAGCGATCACCCCGTACGTCGACGTTTCTCGGCTGCTCGAAGATCCCCAGACAGTGCTCTCGCTGACTGATCAGCTCCGTCAGTCCAGACCTCTTCAGGGGATCTTATCGACCAGCATTGAGGTCGTGCTAGCTATCTCGAACGCGCTCATCCATCTGGCGATGATCCTCGCCATCGTCTACTACTTGCTTCGGGACGGTGCCCGCATCGAGGCGTGGTTTCGAGAGGAAGTCGGCACTGACAGCGCGGCGTACGCGTACGCGAGCGCGGTCGATACGGATCTCGAATCGGTGTACTTCGCCAACGTGATCGCCATCGTGATGATCACGCTCGGCTCCATCGTGTGGTACAACCTGTACAACGCCGTTGCACCGTCTGCGGTGACGATCCCGGTCCCCACGCTGTTGGCGCTGTTGACGGGGATTGCGAGCATCATTCCGATCGTCGTCGGCAAACTCATCTACGTGCCGATCACCGCCTACCTGTTGATCCTCGCAGGACAAACGAACGAGACCCTGCTGGTGTACCCCGCGTTGTTCGTTGCAGTCGCGTTTCTGTTTCTCGACTTCTTGCCCCAAACGTTCATCCAGCCGTACATCGCCGGCCGAAAGATCCACGTGGGGCTGATGATCTTCGCGTACGTGTTCGGAGGGCTGTTCTTTGGCTGGTATGGGCTGTTTCTCGGACCGATCATTCTCGTGTTCTCCTTACAAGCCATTCGGCTCGTCGTCACGGATCTGTTCCGTGGTGGGCCGGTAACACCACGACCCACGGCCGCACGAGATCTGGGATCCGATCCAGCACTCGATGGAGACGAGTAG